A stretch of DNA from Actinomycetes bacterium:
CAGCTGCTGGTCCAGGCGCGCCGCGAGCTGGCCGCCGCGACCGTGCTGGTCAACTCAGCCGCCCTGCGGGCGGACGCATGTGGCATGCCCGGTCCGGTGTGTTCGGCCTGTCTGGGCAACGCGCTCACCCGCACCGAGCACGGGGCGGTTGCCTGCCCCGACTGTGGACGTGCCGGCACCGCCGCTCAGGCCCGGTACGGCCACCTGTGTACCCGCCCGGGAGCCGTGACCCTCGCCGAGACCGATGACTCGGACCTGGCCGTGTGCCTGTCGCACGCGGTCAGCCGGCTGCGCCGGACCCCAAGGGCGACCGTCGTGCAGGCGGACCGCGCGGATATCGAGCAGATGGTGAGGGCGATCGACCGTCCGCTGCGCATCGCTCTTCGAGCCTGGCGCCCACGGTTTCCTCGCCGTCCGCGCCGACCCGCCAGGCCCGCTCGTCGGTCTTCACGTCGAAGGCCCGGGCCAGGAACGCGCCCACCCGGGTGCGGTCCCGCATCGCGGCCAGCTCGGCTACGGCCGGGGCCCGTGCGGCCTGTCCAGGTCGGTTCGCAACGAGGTCGGTCCAGGCCGGCTCGCAGGGATCAGCGGCGGTTGGAGCAGGGTCCGGCTCAGCGGGCAGGAGCGGATCGGCGCCAGTCATCGGGGGCTGGGCGGCGCCCAGCAGAGTTCCTGGGACGCCGTAGTAGTCGGACAGCGCAGCCTGGAAGGCGTCCGTGAGTTCGGGCCGCTCGATGCTGGTCTGGCCGGTGGCCAGGTCCAGCCAGCCGACCCGCTGCCCGTCGGGTGTGTTCACGTAAAGCCGGTCTTTGCCGTACTTGGTCCAGCGGGACACCGTCAGCGTGGTCACCCACGGGACCTCGGCATCACATTGACTGCACCGCCAGCTGTTACCCGTTTGCGGGACCAACGGGCACGGCAATGAGAAGTGCGGTGCCGACCCGGGCTTCAGCAGAAACCCACACCAAGACCAAGGACATCGCCGACCCGCACGTGATCGGCGGCACATGCAGGGCGGTGGCCCACAGCCCTGATTACCGGCATATCCGCGCTTCGGCGCGCCCAAACGGACTCGGCGCACTCGCCCTAGACTCTCGACGAACAGTGTGTGGCGCGCGCCTGGGGGCGGCTCGATTCTCTTGCGGTGGGAACGCACGTCTGACATGTACGAGCAGGTCACCGTCACGTCGCGTGCGCAGTGGCGTCGGTGGTTGGCCAAGCATCACGACTCATCCCCGGGGATCTGGCTGGTCCGCTATAAGCAGGGATCCGGGCACAAGCACGTGACCTACGACGACGTCGTGGTCGAAGCGCTGTGCTTCGGGTGGGTCGACAGCCGACCCCGGACTCTCGACGACGACCGTTCTCAACTGCTCCTCACTCCCCGCAAGGCGACCAGCCGATGGTCGGCGGTGAACAAGGAGCGGGTGGAGCGACCGACCCGCGAAGGGCGCATGGAAACCGCAGGGCTGGCGGTGGTCCAGGCGGCCAAGGGCGGCGGCAGCTGGGATGCCCTCAACGCCGTCGAACAACTCGCCGAACCATCCGACCTCGCCCAGGCGCTCGACGACGACCCAGCCGCCCGCGTGCAGTGGGAGGCCTTCCCTCGCTCCACCAAGCGTGCCATCCTCGAATGGATCACGACCGCGAAGGCCCCCGAGACCCGCCGACGCCGCATCGACGAGACCGTCTCCGAGGCCAGAGTCGGACGCCGAGCCAACCAGTGGCGACAGCCCAAAGGTCGTTGAGTCCGGAGAACGCTCATGCTGGATCGACCGCGCTGGAACCGCAACGGTGCGTCGGCCGGCCGTGCATCTCGCTTCCGCAGCGTCAGAGTCCGTGGAAGCCGGTGAGGTCGGCCGCGAGCTTCCAGAAGCGCTGGGCGCGGTCGACGTCGAGGGATTCGGGGCTGGATTCGATCGGGTGGCGTTCACCGAAGAACTGTCCCCCGACGCCGTCCAGGGTTGGGTCCAACGCCATGAAGGCCAGCGATTCGGTCGCGGCGTCTACGGAGGTGGCGAATGGCATGTGCGGCATCAGATGGGTCATGACGACCTGCATGGCTCCGTGGGTGCTCGCCGCGGCGGTGGCGGGCACGAAGCCCGGGCAGACTGCGTTCGCCGTGATCGACCGGGGTGGCAGCCGTCGCTGTAGCTCGTAGGTGAACCACAGCACCGCCAGCTTGGAGTTCTTGTAGGCCCGGTCAGGGTTGTAGTCGTGCGCCAGCTGCGGGTCGGCGAAGTCGAAGTCGACCGGCTCACCACGCGACCCGGGCAGGTGGAGTCGGGAGCTGACCGTGACTACCCGGGCCGAGGGGGCTTGCACCAACGTGGGCAGCAGCAGCCCGGTCAGCAGGAAGGGTGCCAAGACGTTGACGGCGAGGGTCTCCTCCAACCCGTCGGCGCTAAGCCGGCGCGTTCGGCTGGTCTGCATCACCCCAGCGACGTGGAACAGCACGTCGATCGATCGGTGGTGGCCGACCACCGTCTCGGCGAAAGCACGGATCTGGGCCAGTGAGGACAGGTCCACCCACCTGGCCTCGACGACAGCTTCCGGGTTGGTGCGGCAGATCTGCTCCGCTGCTGCCTGCGATGCTGCAGCGGTCCGGGCCACCAAGATCACCCGGCAGCCGGCGGCCGCCAGCTTCTCCGCGGTCGTTCGCCCCAGTCCCCGGCCCCCGCCGGTGATCATCACAGTCCTCACAGCATCGTCCCCTTGACACTCGCCCGAATCGAACGCTGCCGGCCATCCCCATCCCGCCCAGCCGAACCAGCCCGATTTCGGCGGCGGACTTTCGTGCTGGCTCTGGTCACGTGACGGCCGCTCGGCTACGAGCCGTGCTCGGCGCTGCCATGCGTCGAAGCGAGACGCCGATCCCGTATGTGACGAACTCGCCCTCCGGCGCCAACTCGATAAGGCAGACGTGCTCGCGTGCTGCCGGGGGAAGCCGTCTGATCAACTTGGCTGGGACCTGGCCAGGCTGCACGGTGGCGGCCGGGTACACGCTCGCCCGGGCATGGAAGGTCACCGTCGCCGGCGGGATGGGCATCAGCAGAGCCAGCAGCCCTCCGCGGCGGACCGTCACCGTGACGCTCACCTCCTCGCCAGTGTGGATGTGGCGGGCCTTCCAGCTGTCGGCGTCGGTGGACACGTACAGACGTCGGTCCTGCACTGCGTACATGACTCCGCTGGTGCGCGGCTTGCCGGCAGGGGTCACGTAACCCAAGACCGCGAAGCTCGCCTTCCCAATCGCCCGCCACACCGTGTCCGGGCTGACTTCGGCGATCGAGGTCGTCAACTGACCAGCCGTGCTCATCTCGGCCTCCCGTCGCGCCGGGCTTACCACCGCGCGTATCACGGCACTGCACCCTGCGGCGCCCCGTTCGGCGCCACCACGTCGAGCCTCCGCCGGTCGAACCCAGCGGACCAGAGCAACACGTCCCGCACCGCGCCAGCGTCCGGCGGACCCGGACGCTTCCGATAGCCGGTGCGTTCCGGCGGCTCAGTGCTCCCGTCTGTCATCGCGCAGGCGCTCAGGCGGGGTCACCTGCCTCGACCGGTCGCGGTTCGTCGAGGCGACGCCAGTGCCAGGCGAACCAGACGATGAACGCGGCGCAGCCGATCTCGATGGTGCTGAAGAACAGGTAGTAGGCGGTCGGGCCGGATCCGAGGAGAAGCGACGAGACTTGAACGACGGTCATGATCGTGCCGGCGATGATGTTCGCCCACCGGCTTGCCGGGTATGGCAGCACAACGGACAGCAGGACCATGGCGATGGGGATCTCCATCAGGACCGCGGCGCTCAGCAGGAACCCCTGAGTGATCTGGATACCGCCGACGTTGCCGTCGATGTACCCCTTCAGCGAGTCGGGGTCCATCAGCCCCAGGACGTCGCAGTACAGGTAGTTGAACAGCGCGAAGACCCACAAGAGGGACAGCCGCGCCGCGCGGTCCACCGTTCCCGCGGCCTTGGCTGAAGCCTGGGTTGCCGCTACCTTGCCCGTGGTCTCGATGTTCATGTCGACTCCGTCCGGTGGTGGAAGGACGCTCTGCGGCCGTCGGGGAACGTCAGTGGGCTGTCGGTGGGTCGACCTGACCCGGGTCGTCTGCCTTCACCTTCCTCACCCCGAGGTAGAGCAGGTGGCCGACCATCCAGATCTCGGCGACCGCGCAGGGGATCACGATCACGGTGTGGATCTTCGGGTCGAGGTCGGGGAGCAGGAACGCCGCCAGCATGTCGGCCAGGTAGCAGGCGCCGCCCACGACGAGCAGGACGCCCAGCGCCTTAGCGAACCAGCTGGAGCGGTAGGCGAGGTACCCCAGCGGCACCAGCCACAGGCCGAAGAAGATCTGCGCGGTGAGCAGCCCGTAGTGCTGGGTGTCAACCAACAACAGGATGAGCGCGTTGCAGCCGGCCGGGCCGAGCGAGGACAGGTCCACGGCCCCGGTGGCGGCCCGGAGCGCCTCGAACTCGAAGACCGCGTTGAGGCAGGTGATGCCGGCCCCGACGGCGACGAGGACGACCATGACGCGCGCCGCGTTCGTGTTCACGTGCTTGAGCAGCCGGTACAGGGTCAGCGCGAGGAGGACCCACAGCGTCGTCTGGAACAGGTCCGCGACCACAGCGGCCCGGACGAGCCCCGAGTGGGCGACGAGGTTGCCTGCTGTTGCCGCCGCGTCACCGGCGACGTACACCTTCGGAGACACGAACCCCTGGGCGAAGCCGCCGAAGACGCCGACCAGCAGGTACAGCACACCGGCGATGGCCGCCAGGCGCTTGGACCTGGTCCCCCAGACCGGACGATCCGCCTGCACCTCGTCGGCGTGGGACCCAGTCACGGTGCCGTTCATCGTGACCCTCGCCGAACTGGGACGGAGGGGTCGGGCTCTGCGCTGCGGGCGACGATCAGGCACAGGGTGGTCATGACCAGTCCGATCGGCGCCCAGATCGAGCGTTCGAGGGCGCTGCGGGACGCCAGGTTCATCAGCGTGCTCACGGACACGATCCCGACCAGGGCCCAGGTTCCCTGGCGGACGAAAGTCCCGCCCAGCCGGGTGTTCCGCAGCCCGCTGCGCTGGGCGACGATGGCCGCGGCGAGCAGCCACAGCACCACCGCGATTGCGCTGGCGACCCGCAGCCTGGCTGTCAGGTCGGCTGAGCTCCCGCCCCAGGCGGCCCGGCCGAAGGGGGCACCCAGCGCCAAGGCGGCCTGGAACACGGCGATCCCGAGGAAGCTCACGGTGGCTGCACCGCCCGCAACGCGGGCCCGAGGCCGCTGTGCTGTTGAGGCGGTCATGGCCGTCCCTCCTCTCCCGGAGGGGCCGCACGGTGCCGCCACCAGTCCGCGATGATGATCACGACGGCGGCGACCATCACCACGGTTGACGTGATCGCCGCGACGGTGCCCGCGGCCGCGGGGGTCGCGGAGGTGAAGTTGAAGGCGGTGTGCCAGACGGCGACGAGCAGGATGCTGCGGGCGGCGCCCCGGTAGAGCCAGGTGAGGACGACGGATCCGGCGGTCAGCCCGATCGCCCATCCGACGACCCTGGCGACGGTGAAGTCGTTGAAGGAGCTCTGGAAGAAGAAGATCGGGGCGTGCCATGGCGCCCACACCAGGGCGACCAGCAACGAGGTGACGGTCAGGCTGTGCCGGCGGAGCAGGCCATCGGCGAGGAAGCCGCGCCAGCCGGTCTCCTCCCCGAAGCCGTTGAGCACGAGTACCACGGCGATCGTGGCCAGCGGGCCGAGGCCGGCGCTGATCCCGTTGTACCCGGTCAGGTCGCCGGTGTCCGCGACGCCGCCCAGGAGAGCCAGACCGACCGCGCCAGCCGCCAGGATGGCCAGCACCGAGAGCCACCACCAGCCGACCCGCCAGCGGGTCAGCCGCTGCCACACAGCAGCCAGTCCCGCCCGGCCGCTGACGAGTGCGGTGACGATCACCGCGGAGATCGCGGGTCCGGCCAGGCCGGGTATCTGGCTGGGCCAGCCCACCCCGGTCTCAACCGTGCGGCTGCCCAGGGCGAGCGGAACCCAGTACGCCCACGAGAGCACGTAGGCGAGCACGACGTACGCGGCCAGGGGATGGGCGGCCACCCACCCACGCACCCGCGAGCGGGACCGGGCGAGGGGCTGGTCGGTGTCCACCGCGTTCATGGCGCCTCCCTTGTGTTTCTAGCGTCACTATAATACTGTGGGCATGTGGAGGCAAGGGAAAGACAGCAATGACCCGACCAGCGGCGGCGGCACCCCGGCGGGCGGTCGGGCGGCCCACCGCCGGGGAGGACCTGCGGGCCGTGCTCGTGGCGGCCACCCTGCGGCTGCTCGAGCAGACCGGCGACCCGGCCGCGGTGACCGTGGCCGGGATCGTCGCCGAAGCCGGCTGCACCCCGCCGACGCTGTACCACTACTGGCCCAGACGGGAACTCCTGCTCCGCGAGGCCAGCGCGCTCGGGTTCAAGCGGTTCCGCCGCAGCCAGGCAAGTGCGGCGGCGCCCGCCGGTGACCCGCTCGACCGGATCCGACGCCGGGGACAGGCCTACCTGGACTTCGCGCTGTCCCAGCCGTCACTGTTTCGGGTGCTGTTCCTGGACCGCCCGGTCCCCGGCCACCCACCCGCCGACGCCGAGAACCCAGGACAAGGCCTGGCCGACCTGGCCGCGGACGTGTCCGCCGCCATGACCGCAAGCCAGCTCGCGCCCGAGGACCCCCTCGGCGTCGCCGTCGGCCTGTGGGCCGGCGTGCACGGTATCGCCGCGCTCTGGGTCGCCACACCCGAACTACCCCACGCCCTGGCACGCTCCGTTGCCGCCAAGCAGACCGCCGCCCTGCTCACCGGCTACGGGTACACACCAACCCGCACGGGCGGATGACATGTTGGCCAACGTTGTGCGCGCCGAGGGTGCAGACAGGCGCCCTCCGAGATGCCGCCCACGCACTTCGACGTGGGGATAGCGGCCAGCCTGGCACTGGAGCTGCCGCCGGAGTTCGGGACCTCTCCTCGCGCCCTTGCGGTCAACGTGTGTCATCGCTCGGCTCCACGACAACCGCTCAGCCGAAGAGAACTCGCGGGCCGATCCATGCGCCAGCCACATTCCGGCTGCGGCAGGAGCGCCCGCTACTGCCGGCTATCCGGCGGCATAGTCGATCGTCGTCGGCGGATAACGCGTCCGGGTTGGGCACAGTCGCAAGTCCATGAGGCGACTCGGCTGAGGGGGACGGCTCGGGCCGGTGGAGTACCACGCGGAGGCTGGGCTGGTGTCCCGTGTCCCGTGTCCCGTGCCCTGGGTCTTGGGGAAGAGCTGACCGTGCTCCAGGACGAGACCAGCCTGGTCGCGGCCACACTGACCTACGTGGACATGACCACAAGCACTGACGGCGAGGGGTTGACGCTGTCGGGGCGTCTGGACCTCATGGACTCCCAGCACGGGTGCGCCGCCCGCGCTGGCCACCGCCCGTCAAGCTCGCGTCCCGCGGCTGATCCACGCGGTCAGCTTGGTGGAGGCCACGCTGCGCCAGGGTGGACGGCTGGCACAGAGGTCCGCGTTGTTCCGCCGCCCGCCGCCCCAGCGTCGAAGCTCACCGAGCTCGGGCCGGCGGCGGACGAGGTCGCTGGGCTCGCCCAACTGGCGCTCGACCACGATCGCGCCAGCACGTCATCTCGGTCACCGACCCGGCGTCGCTTTCAGCGACCGTGCCGCGGCCGGAGTAGGACGCGTCACGAGACGGCGTCGACGCAACTGAGCCGGGACTACGACAGCCGGTTCAGCGTCTCCAGAGTCGCTCGAACTGGTGAGGAGTCAAGCGCTAACTGCGGAGCCGGGCC
This window harbors:
- a CDS encoding YdeI/OmpD-associated family protein, with the protein product MAKHHDSSPGIWLVRYKQGSGHKHVTYDDVVVEALCFGWVDSRPRTLDDDRSQLLLTPRKATSRWSAVNKERVERPTREGRMETAGLAVVQAAKGGGSWDALNAVEQLAEPSDLAQALDDDPAARVQWEAFPRSTKRAILEWITTAKAPETRRRRIDETVSEARVGRRANQWRQPKGR
- a CDS encoding SDR family NAD(P)-dependent oxidoreductase, whose product is MRTVMITGGGRGLGRTTAEKLAAAGCRVILVARTAAASQAAAEQICRTNPEAVVEARWVDLSSLAQIRAFAETVVGHHRSIDVLFHVAGVMQTSRTRRLSADGLEETLAVNVLAPFLLTGLLLPTLVQAPSARVVTVSSRLHLPGSRGEPVDFDFADPQLAHDYNPDRAYKNSKLAVLWFTYELQRRLPPRSITANAVCPGFVPATAAASTHGAMQVVMTHLMPHMPFATSVDAATESLAFMALDPTLDGVGGQFFGERHPIESSPESLDVDRAQRFWKLAADLTGFHGL
- a CDS encoding pyridoxamine 5'-phosphate oxidase family protein, which encodes MSTAGQLTTSIAEVSPDTVWRAIGKASFAVLGYVTPAGKPRTSGVMYAVQDRRLYVSTDADSWKARHIHTGEEVSVTVTVRRGGLLALLMPIPPATVTFHARASVYPAATVQPGQVPAKLIRRLPPAAREHVCLIELAPEGEFVTYGIGVSLRRMAAPSTARSRAAVT
- a CDS encoding DUF6326 family protein, which produces MNIETTGKVAATQASAKAAGTVDRAARLSLLWVFALFNYLYCDVLGLMDPDSLKGYIDGNVGGIQITQGFLLSAAVLMEIPIAMVLLSVVLPYPASRWANIIAGTIMTVVQVSSLLLGSGPTAYYLFFSTIEIGCAAFIVWFAWHWRRLDEPRPVEAGDPA
- a CDS encoding DUF4386 domain-containing protein, whose product is MNGTVTGSHADEVQADRPVWGTRSKRLAAIAGVLYLLVGVFGGFAQGFVSPKVYVAGDAAATAGNLVAHSGLVRAAVVADLFQTTLWVLLALTLYRLLKHVNTNAARVMVVLVAVGAGITCLNAVFEFEALRAATGAVDLSSLGPAGCNALILLLVDTQHYGLLTAQIFFGLWLVPLGYLAYRSSWFAKALGVLLVVGGACYLADMLAAFLLPDLDPKIHTVIVIPCAVAEIWMVGHLLYLGVRKVKADDPGQVDPPTAH
- a CDS encoding CPBP family intramembrane glutamic endopeptidase: MNAVDTDQPLARSRSRVRGWVAAHPLAAYVVLAYVLSWAYWVPLALGSRTVETGVGWPSQIPGLAGPAISAVIVTALVSGRAGLAAVWQRLTRWRVGWWWLSVLAILAAGAVGLALLGGVADTGDLTGYNGISAGLGPLATIAVVLVLNGFGEETGWRGFLADGLLRRHSLTVTSLLVALVWAPWHAPIFFFQSSFNDFTVARVVGWAIGLTAGSVVLTWLYRGAARSILLVAVWHTAFNFTSATPAAAGTVAAITSTVVMVAAVVIIIADWWRHRAAPPGEEGRP
- a CDS encoding TetR/AcrR family transcriptional regulator, translating into MTRPAAAAPRRAVGRPTAGEDLRAVLVAATLRLLEQTGDPAAVTVAGIVAEAGCTPPTLYHYWPRRELLLREASALGFKRFRRSQASAAAPAGDPLDRIRRRGQAYLDFALSQPSLFRVLFLDRPVPGHPPADAENPGQGLADLAADVSAAMTASQLAPEDPLGVAVGLWAGVHGIAALWVATPELPHALARSVAAKQTAALLTGYGYTPTRTGG